DNA from Asticcacaulis excentricus:
GCTGATGCAAGGTCTTGAGAACAGACGGGTCCAGGGTCTCAGCCCCCGGACCCGTAACGGGCATCCAGAGCCCTTCCTCCAGCAGCCATTGACGTCGCGCCTGCAAGGCGGAGCGAAGCGCTTGTCCAAAGCCCGTGTGCGCATAGTCAGTAGACCGGCCTGTGACCCACTGACGGTCAAGCCAGGTCACGCCCTTATAGCTGACCAGTTTATCGAGGGTTCGTGACGCCTGTACCGTAATCGAAACCGGCGAGCGCGCCACGTCTTTGCGCTCATAAGCCAGGGCCTTATCGAGGTAGTCAGGGTCGATACGGAACCGACCGTCGGGCAGCCGGTCGATAGCCCCGGTCGTGCGGCGGATCGCCTCCAGACGCCGGGTATGGGTTTCGGCGAAAGACAGGCGGGCGGTGAGATCGAACCGCAGGTGCATCTCGGTCGTGTAGTAACCGCCATTGGCTTGCGCCACCGCGAGCACCGTTCGATCGACCTCCCGGATGTCCGGCTGGCGGGACGTCACCTGAAGGATCGCCTCTTTGGGCAGTGCCTCTGTCGCGGTGCCCTGCCCTATATCGACGAAATGGGTACGGCCATCAATGCCTTCCAGTATGACGTAGTGGCGATCGCTTTGTTCATCGAGGACCCCGCGCTCAATCAGGCGACCGGTCAGTGTGCCCGCGGACAGCGACGAGTCCGACGAAGGCAGATGCATCTGCGTCTCTGACAACGTCGCCTCTAACCCGCGGTCTGTCAGGGCGCGGTGCAGGGTTTTGATGATATCTCCCCGCTCTCCTATCTGGCGCAGCGTCGTCTCCATTTCAGGGTCAAGACGCCATCGCCCGCCCGACGCTCTTTCGGCCAGACCGAGTGCTTCCAGTTTGACCAGCCGTCCGGCACGGGCAGCCCTCATCACCGTGTCGCGGTGACCTCCCATAACATACCCCTGATCGTCGGCCTCGCGGCGGAGCTGGCGGTCGATAGAGGTCAGGCGTTCCTGACTGACCTCGACCTGCAGGGCCTGGGCGATTTCCCGCTCCGAGCGGGGTCCCAGATCGAGGCTGACCTGGGCCTGCACCCGCTCGCGAAACCCTTCGCTCAGATATTCGCGGGCGATCACCAGATCCCTGTCGCGATCATCGCGACCACGGACCACGATATGGGTGTGCGGATGGCCGGTGTTGAAATGGTCTACGGCCGCCCAGTCGAGCTTCGTTCCCAGATCGGCTTCCATCTATTGCATGACCTTACGGGTCAGCGGTTTGAGGTCGTCATAGAGGTGGGCGTCTTCTGGCGCGACGATGAAGCGGAACTGATGGCGATCCCCATCGCAGCGTCCCATGAACTCAGAGGCCTCTATGCGGTCGGCCTGCGGGCCGTAGAGGACGCCGCGCGCACCCTCGCGGGTGACGCCGTCGCGCTGAAGATAGGCGAGGTGTGCGGCCGCGGCGCGAAGGCCTTTCCCGGCCAGGCGAACAAACCGCGCCTTGACCACCACACGCCGGGCCGTTCGGCCTCGCGTGGTACCGGCGGTCAGGATCCGCCCGACGCCGGCGCCACGGCCATAGGTTCCACTGGTCTTTGTCGCCGCCATTCCTGCCCGCTTGACGCAACCGGCGCGCTGAACCGCACCGATCACGCTGGATCGGAAGGATTTGGGCGCTTTCGCCGTTTGGGACCGAATCCGCCCGAGTCTCGGTTCAAACCGTTCATCAGAGGTCATGTTTACGAGACTCCTCACCCAATGAAATCAAGCCCTTGCGCAACGACTATCTCTCCCTTTAGCCCCCTTATCTCCCGAATTTCCGATGTGCAGACAAAGACTTACCGTCACGAAGAGACGGTCTTTTATCTTGCCCCAAACCCACCCGTCTCTCGCCGAACCTCGTACGATCTCGCCCCGTCACGGTTCCCGCCCCTGGCCATCTTCGGCGGTGCGTTTTATCGCGAAAAGGCCCCTTTCGGAGGGGGTCAGGGAGGGAACGTCGGTGACCGGTGGCTGGTTTTCGGGGACAAGCTTTTTGAGATAGGCGCGCGTTTCGGCGGGCAGGGTTTCGCCCTTCAGACTGGCCGCATAGCGCGCGGGTCCGGCATTATAGGCGGCAAACAAACCGGGATAACCGAACTGATCGAACATGGCGCGCAAATAGGCGGTGCCGGCGAGAATGTTATCACGGGGATCATCCGGATCGGCCCCAAGGTTGTGGGTCATACGCATATCGGACCATGTGCCGGGCATCAATTGCATGAGGCCCATCGCGCCAACTTTCGAGCGGATCGGCTGTCCTTTCAGGTGGGTATGGCCGCCGCTTTCGGCCTGCATGACACGATAAATCCAGTCCTCGGGCACGCCGAAACGCTGCGAGGCCTCACGCACGGGTTCAGCCCAACGCTGGAGGGCGGATGAGGTTTGCGCATGGCTTTCCACCGGCGTCAGCATAAGACCCAGCGCGCTTAAAAGCGATTTCCAGCGGATCATAGGGGCCGCGCCTTTCCGATCACGTGGTCGAGGCTGACCGGCCCAAAATAGCGGCTGTCAAACGAGTCCGGCGCAGCCGTGTTGAGAAGAAACACCTCGTCTGAACGCAACTGCCGACAGCTCCGCCACCATGGCAAGGGCCGGTTCAACCGATCCCGCTCACGGCGCTTCGCCACCTGTTTTCCGTTGATCCGTATATCGGCGTCCATGGCACAGACCGCGTCTCCGCCAATCGCCGCCACGTGTTTGAGCACGGGAACCGTTGCGGGCACATAGCGCCTTTCATCAGCCAATTCACGGGCGGCCTGAGGCAGGCGCGCGACCACCAGATCACCCGTCTCCAGCTCTCGGACGGGTGCGACGAAATAGTGGCCGATCGGCACACTGGGACTGGCATTATAGATCAGCGAGGGCGGATTCTGTGGTTGCCCAGAGAGACCCAAACCGATCAGAGCACCAACGCTCAGACCAATAACCAGCCATCGTCTGCGGCTTAACCTCGTCGAAATCTTGGGGGCTTTCATTACACCCGCGCCTCGACAGGCACGTCGGTCTGGCCAGAGGCGCGCGACCAGCCGTCGATGTCGTCGATATGGTAGCGGACATAGCGGCCATGGCGGCGATAGACGGGCCCCTGCCCTTCGGCGCGAAACTTTTCGAGGGTCCTGCGTGACAGCCCCATATAGTGGGCGGCCTGATCGGTATTGAGAAACGGGCTGCCTTTTTTGGCGCTGGCAGCCCGCGCGTTTTCATCGGACATGGGATCGTTTCCTTGCGATAGAACAGCAAAACCACAGCGGTTTCGCCCCAAGGATGCGGCCCCGTAAGGGGTGTCGGGAGTGTCGAAATCCACTCCCCGCCGATCAGACTCCCCTCTGCCCAGCGGTCTCCATTGCCCTCCATCGACCTCGCGAGCCAGGCCGCAGGCATGGCGAGCCGCGGCCTCCGACACCCGCGGGACCCGGCCAAAAGAGAGGGACCGCGCGGCCCGAAAGACCGCGCGGCGGGGGCGCGTCAGAGGACCGCGGCCATCAGTTTTCGGGCCTTGGTTTCGAGGTCCAGACGGGCGTCCTGATGCGGTTTTGAGCGCGCCAGAGCGGTCAGGCCTTGCACAAAATCGAAG
Protein-coding regions in this window:
- a CDS encoding helix-turn-helix transcriptional regulator, producing the protein MSDENARAASAKKGSPFLNTDQAAHYMGLSRRTLEKFRAEGQGPVYRRHGRYVRYHIDDIDGWSRASGQTDVPVEARV
- a CDS encoding lytic transglycosylase domain-containing protein; amino-acid sequence: MIRWKSLLSALGLMLTPVESHAQTSSALQRWAEPVREASQRFGVPEDWIYRVMQAESGGHTHLKGQPIRSKVGAMGLMQLMPGTWSDMRMTHNLGADPDDPRDNILAGTAYLRAMFDQFGYPGLFAAYNAGPARYAASLKGETLPAETRAYLKKLVPENQPPVTDVPSLTPSERGLFAIKRTAEDGQGREP
- a CDS encoding S26 family signal peptidase, which encodes MKAPKISTRLSRRRWLVIGLSVGALIGLGLSGQPQNPPSLIYNASPSVPIGHYFVAPVRELETGDLVVARLPQAARELADERRYVPATVPVLKHVAAIGGDAVCAMDADIRINGKQVAKRRERDRLNRPLPWWRSCRQLRSDEVFLLNTAAPDSFDSRYFGPVSLDHVIGKARPL
- a CDS encoding DUF3363 domain-containing protein; this encodes MEADLGTKLDWAAVDHFNTGHPHTHIVVRGRDDRDRDLVIAREYLSEGFRERVQAQVSLDLGPRSEREIAQALQVEVSQERLTSIDRQLRREADDQGYVMGGHRDTVMRAARAGRLVKLEALGLAERASGGRWRLDPEMETTLRQIGERGDIIKTLHRALTDRGLEATLSETQMHLPSSDSSLSAGTLTGRLIERGVLDEQSDRHYVILEGIDGRTHFVDIGQGTATEALPKEAILQVTSRQPDIREVDRTVLAVAQANGGYYTTEMHLRFDLTARLSFAETHTRRLEAIRRTTGAIDRLPDGRFRIDPDYLDKALAYERKDVARSPVSITVQASRTLDKLVSYKGVTWLDRQWVTGRSTDYAHTGFGQALRSALQARRQWLLEEGLWMPVTGPGAETLDPSVLKTLHQREMTEVAVGLEAITGKTCRTVPRGGLVEGRLREIIATESEKYAVVERAKDFALVPWRPVLDKHIGQEVSGLMREGGINWTIGRARGLEID